CAAAGACATACTATGCGAAGCTGAGAGGTGAACATGGCTTGAAAGCAGTGCCTCTACTTTTGGGACAAAGCGAACGCATACAATTTGTAGCCTTTAGTTCACACAGCAGGAGTCACCTAATATTTGAACTTTCATAGGGCGACTTCCTATGGCATTGAGAATACCAATTTTGTGTCAACTTTCACACTTAACATCTGCACTTTTGCTGATAATATTGTTTTCTTTGCAATTTTTATGTGAGGTTTTGAAGTTTCCCAGAGAAGTAGTATACTAGTAAATAATTTCCTATCATCGGAAAAAGATCTTGCGTCTTTGCTACTTTGTTGTTCTATCTTAAATTCTTAATATAAGGTATATTTCAAACGCTCTTTTACTCGTTCATCGTTTATCTTAAATCTCAATTAAATTACTTATCATATTAAGTGTTTTTACACTTGATTAGCAAAATTAAATGACAAAAGTCAAAGGGCCACGAAAAGCCAAAGAAATAGTCTGCAACTGGCAAAGGACTATATAGTTCATTCGTGAAAAGTGGTTCAATATAACTTTATGAAAATTTGCACAAACATTTTGTTATGCCCTATAATTTGTCAAACTTCGTAGTTGGAAAACAAAACCATGAAGAAGCTTCCTGTAAGTTTAGCTTCTAATCACTATTCACCAGACTAGCTACTATCTATGCATTTTGATAAACAGGCACAAAAGAGAGATTAGAAGTTGAAATCTTCCTGACCCTGTGGCACTGGCCTATGCATTTTAACTCCACTAAAACTACTTCTTGATGCCATGATCTCAATCAACGAAAGCCTCTTCTTTTGCCCCATTTCTGGTCTTTGCTTCGGAGCACTATATGACCTTACTTTTGCCTTAAAGGACTGTGTGTTTGCCATATAACTAGGATGGTTCGAATATGGCCGAAAGAAACCATCTCCGCATACGCTCTTAGCTGGTGTAGCCGGGACATTGGAGCGGCCAGAATTTGCAAATCTAGGAGTGCTTTGAGCTGTCGAAAACTTGTAATTGTCACTAATGAAGCCCCATTCGTAATCTTGCATTTGTTGATGATCTGGGATGAACAGACGGTTGGGAAGGGGCTGCGAGCTACTTTGGTAATAGGGGTCTTCCCCTGATTCTGAAGCGGAGAAGTTCATTCTCCGTGATCTTGATTTCGGCTTAAAAGTGTCCATCTCCACTATTTTTGTGCTCTCTTCAGAAACATTAAATGATGTTTCATAAGAAGCTGACAACCTCTTACTAGGATATTCACTTCTTGCCTCCTCAAACTTTTCCTGCAAATAAGAAAagagtttatatatatatgactaATTACATTTTCAGACACAAAGGATAAAATACTTTAAAAAAGTGCAGTAATGATTCTCACAATGGATTTCCTGTGTAAAAATTCTGGCTGAGAAAGATGATCTTTCTTGAAAGAAAGACGAGCCCTCTGAGCTCGAACAGCGACCTGAGCCCTCATAAGAGCTTGCATACTGCGAAGAGTGGCAGTAGCTCTCTTCCTTACAAGGTAACCTCGAACTAGAGCTTGTAATTTTACCAGACCTTTTAGAGCCCGGAGGGCCTTTCTTGACTGTCAGCGGCCAATAATAGTCATTTTAGTAGCTTTAACAAATGTGATAAACCATATAAGAATAGGTATATCTTAAAGATACTAAAAATTATACAACTTGAGAATAGAGTGAATAAAAAAAGTCAACATTTGCCCAGATATGATATTTCAAATCTCAAACCAATGCAAGAACAAGCCAgtaaatttaaaataaacaaaTTGCTCAAGGATAAACAAATGGATAGGACCGTTAACCAAACATTAAAACAAAACTGCAATTAGTTTAATTATACAAATGACAGTTTCAGATTTAAAGGGGAAGCAACGTAGTGAACATGATGTGCACCTTACCCTCTCAAACATTAGTTGTGAGAGGGTGATAATGTATCTTTGGTGTGATTTTGTTTCGACTTGGAATTGAAACACTTTATGCCAGGAAAAAAAAAAGCATGATCGAGAACATTGGAACAAATTTGTTATCATTATGTGCATCATACATTTTTACTCAAGTATAGAaattaacaaacttaaaaataataaaattaacaaactaCTTCAAATTCAAAAGTATATAACTTACCAAGTAACCTCTAAAAACAGATTGAATCTTTAGTGCAGCCCATATTTCCCTGCCACTAGCATACACATTCTGTCTACCTTGGCTAGTAAGCCTAACAACTGCAGCTGCAGCCTGCGCCGCAGCTACAGCTGCATCAGCTGCTGCAGCGGTAGCAGCAGCCACAGCAATTGCATGTTTGTTCTGCTCTTTATCTGAAGATCTTAACCAAACACTATTATTGGCCCGATTAATCACCGGACTTTGATTTGCAGCCCGGGAATCATTCCCGGACTTGGCAGAAGTCGACTTTTTCTTCCCTTTCTTGTCATTCAAACCAGAATTATCAGCAATGTCCTTATCTTTCTTCATTCCCAACAATCCTCTCAACCATCTTGAAGTTTTTCCCATCTCAAACTTCAAGTGCAGCTATAAAAGATATAATAAACAGATATAGAAAAAGCAATATATATTGTATAAGATTTAAGATAATCTTTAAAGAGCACTGAGGGAGAAAAGGCACTTGGAATCTTTTAAATGTAAAGAGCAGGGAAGTGATGTAATGAAGTACAGAGTGTGGAGGAAAAGGTTAACTAATGCATCAACTCTTTAAATAATATACCAGAGTGCTAAAAGATTGGTTTGTTTATTCGTTtatcttttcttcttcttttttttttcaaatcttTTAGCATCTGACACTTGCTCGTGAAGAAATGAGTTACAAGACAAAATGGTAGCAGAAAGATACAGATTTATACATTAATCTAAAATTTGAAATCTATGAATGTTTTACCAACCAAATACACAAGATTTACAGACAAAATTACTGGAAATAAAAGAGGCTAATTATTACAGCTGAAATGTTAGATGTCCACTCTCCTGTAATCAAATGGGACAGGAGATGCTACTTAAAAGACTATTTGAATTATGTGGATCCGGTATGTGAGAGTGAGAATCTAATTACATTATTTtgtagaaaatattatttttcaccAACCGAGTTAAAAAGTGTTATTATTTCTTCTAAATGTAAAATTTATGCCCTATAAAAATAGTCGACAAATCCAAAACCCTAATATCCTATGTCGCAAATGGATTATGACTGGAAAAAGAAACTGATTATGAGAAGTCGGACATTCACACAATTGAATCTGATATATCTTCTAAATGTAAATGTAAGGTCTGTGCCCTATTAAAAAGTCGATTATTCTAAAACCCTAAACTTCATGTCGAAGATGGATTGACTAAAGAAACAGACGGGATTAAGAAAAGCCTTTACCCACCTCcgaaattcaaaaaaaaaaacaaatGAAAAAACATAATCATCTCTAATATATCTTTGCTTTTGTTACACACAGACATGCAAATGATGTCCGGAACAAACAAACAGATAACACGGAACATACAAGGAACAACATATGTAGAAAGTAGTAATGATGACATCAAAGAAATATTTTACCCGCTTTAGCTTCTAAAATTCAAATAAAGAACTCGAGTTGTTTATAGTACTAACTCCCTGAACCAAAAAGAACCTACTTCTAGCTCTCCTCTCCTGTATGATTTTCAGCGCACTTGAGGTACAAATTTCAGAACCTTTTCatttccttttcttctctctaAATTCTCTCAACTTTCTTTTTTTTAAGTACTAGTAATTTTTTGAGTTTTTTTCTTTTTTGAAGTATTTACATTTCTTGTTTTTTGCGACGGCAGATGCGGAGTACTTAAACGAGTGATCAGTAATCCTTGTGATTAAATCTGGTAAAATGTCCATCTTGGACTCCTAATTAGGGATCAGAAACTAATCTATCCTAAATCCAAAATTTCTGATTTATTGAATCGGAAATTTCAATTACATTTCGGTTTTCTAAATTGGAATGTAATGTTAAATCCACTGAACCAATACTTTATATCAAAATACAAATTTTAATTTAAActttattaaattattttgaattttgaatATAAAAGAATCCAACCCAATTCGAAAATTGACCGGTTTGATTTAGATGTTAGAGTTTTAAATTTGAATCtgatattatattaattttagaGTAGAAAGTATTTAGATTTGAGCTTAACAAAATTGGAGAAACTCTATTGACATCCCTAGTTTTGATAAATTATAGAAAAgtatatatttaaattttgaagagaatatatatttattattaaatgataaAAAAAACTTTATCTGAGACAACTGTGGTAGTTAAATGTAAAATCTATATTATcttataatagacgaaacattaaaagtttggtagttgGTCTAGCTatttgctgaaattacttaattacccttacttaattattttaattctaattattAGGTCGATAAATTCTAGTTCTAActgatattaaagtcaacttcCTCTATCACTTTAtaaatttcaattctattttatatcgaaatCTATaccattataatttatattaaattcaacttcttttatcaatttatattttaattcatattgagttcaatattattctaatttgttatttcgggctaaattaaatttaagaaaaCTAAATATAACTACTAATATTCAGTTGATATACCATGTCAATTGGGTtaagatataataataatattatccatcctcataaaaaaattatactaaagaacttggataaataaaataatatattttatttatggaggataaaaaaatacattatataattgattcagactaacacaaaactaaaataaaaatataattcgaccaacaaaaataaaatcatatatactaattattcaatTTATCTTATTGATTCaaactttaaaaaaaataaaattaaactaaaaataattagtttgatttggtcggtgtacagggcatcgggctaaaataaaataatataaaccactgatccgagataaatcaaattaatattagactaagtataattcgtatccgATTGATGCgaactaaaaaatcaaattttaattaaaacataaatattatttttttaaaatacacataaaaatatcaataaaactatatccttctctttttcaaatatcttttatagaattacagttaatcgattaagtaatcaccatgctaaaataataatttttaaggTCCGAACATAATGGAGATATTATATTTTTACTCTCAATAAAAaataatttcgttataataacATTTTTCCCTTAGCAATactatcactttaaataagtttaaatgttcaAAAAAGTTATGAGCATATACatctactaatataattattataaaatcatattatttaaaattttaaatgaacaaaattaagaattgaatttaattttttaaaaaaattatataatattaaaaaatatatgtgtGATCGTGTATTACACAAGTTTTAAACTAGTAAATTATAAAACGTGCTTAAACTGTTAGGTTCAGTGGAGACTATTTGGAGACGTGGAGACCTATATAACTACCATACCATTACATTTTTGTAAGATTGTGGGGTACAGATGAGTGAGAGACAAACCTAATTCAaaaatgtaatgtaacatgtatatacatgtatataaatattatgttaaaaatatattcaaaaaataGAGTGTTAAATTTTGTAAATATACTGAAGTAGTTTCAATTGTAACatgattttatttttaaaaaaaagtgCTAAACATATCGTACAACTTTATAAATATAGTGTAGTActtcaaattataaaatttagaacttttaattgtaaataaaaaatataatgcaacatgcagaataaaatattatgtgaaaaaatatattaaaaaataatgtgcATAACATATTGTAGAACTTTATAAATAGAATGTAGtacttaaaattataaaatataatacttttaaacctaaataaaaaatataatgcaactttcagaataaaatattatgtgaaaaatatatttaaaaatgaAACAAAAAACATATTGCAAAATTTTATAAATAGAGTGTAGTACTTAATATTATAAAATGTAGTActttaaatctaaataaaaaatataatgcaacttgtaaaatcaaatattatgttaaaaatatatttgaaaaaaTATAGTGCAGAACTTAGTgtagattttttttataaataaaatgtagtactttaaaatataaataaaaaatatataatttaacaTACAGAACATAGATAtgtgaaaaatatatttaaaaatagaGTTTTAATGCATAACTTAGtctaataaaaataataatgtgATATATTTGATGTGGAGTAAATGACAAAAAAAAGTATTTATACATAAATAAAAACTTAGTACTTTTAATgctaaataaaaaaatataatgcagaataaaatattatgtgaaaaaaaactattaaaaaaataTAGTGCAAAACAAATCGTAAAACTTTATAAATAGAGTGaaaaaaactattaaaaatatATAGTATAAAACAAATCGTAGAACTTTATAAATAGAGtgtaatatttaaaattataacatGTAGTACttttaaaactaaataaaaaatataatgcaacttgcagaataaaatattatgtgaaatatTTCAAAAAATAGAGTGCGGAACATATTGtagatttttttatatataaagtGTAGTActttaaaatctaaataaaaaatataatttaaaataagcaaataatatttgaaaattaaattcaaaaatagaGTTCTAATGCATAACTTAGCCTAATAAAAATTATAGCGTAATATATTTGATGTAGAGTAAATGACAAAAAAAAAGTTTTTATGCATAAATAAAAAGTTTTTATAGATAAAAAAAATAATGAGCAAGGAAAAATAAACTACTTGATCTATGTAAAATAATACagttaattttaaattttattttatacacCTGTAATGTAATATTAGTCGTCCATTTCATCTAATCTAACTGCCTATAAACAAGACTCCAAGTAGATTCCACTGAACTTTTGTCTAAACTGTAAATTCTAATCGGCTAAACATATTCGGCTAAATCCACAATTATTGACTTATTGCATGCTTATGACATTTTATACTCTTATATTAAAATTTCTTGTAAAAACAATTATGAAAATTCAAACAGTCTCCTCCCTATGCATCTTTATATTTACGGTCCTGTCTAACCAACAATGTATCCCTTATAATCGCACTCTCCTCCTCCTTTAATTCTGCCCGGACGATTGAAATGCGTCAAATACGTTGGGGTGACTCTTGCAAAACAATGTCAGTGAGGCGAAGGCCTCGCGGCACCT
This sequence is a window from Apium graveolens cultivar Ventura chromosome 9, ASM990537v1, whole genome shotgun sequence. Protein-coding genes within it:
- the LOC141682916 gene encoding protein IQ-domain 26-like; this encodes MGKTSRWLRGLLGMKKDKDIADNSGLNDKKGKKKSTSAKSGNDSRAANQSPVINRANNSVWLRSSDKEQNKHAIAVAAATAAAADAAVAAAQAAAAVVRLTSQGRQNVYASGREIWAALKIQSVFRGYLSRKALRALKGLVKLQALVRGYLVRKRATATLRSMQALMRAQVAVRAQRARLSFKKDHLSQPEFLHRKSIEKFEEARSEYPSKRLSASYETSFNVSEESTKIVEMDTFKPKSRSRRMNFSASESGEDPYYQSSSQPLPNRLFIPDHQQMQDYEWGFISDNYKFSTAQSTPRFANSGRSNVPATPAKSVCGDGFFRPYSNHPSYMANTQSFKAKVRSYSAPKQRPEMGQKKRLSLIEIMASRSSFSGVKMHRPVPQGQEDFNF